One part of the Vespula pensylvanica isolate Volc-1 chromosome 18, ASM1446617v1, whole genome shotgun sequence genome encodes these proteins:
- the LOC122635492 gene encoding ubiquitin-conjugating enzyme E2Q-like protein CG4502 has protein sequence MSTRSKEKVVAAFRKLFRSSEKLAEQEGASDGSTNSPSRRLLGRHHHRPDAVTPSDSSMSENPGTSHTAHGSCFFKTKKSSSTSSQGNMGIPEKGVRLRRLMKELSEIQRTQHRRDATFTAELVNDNLFEWHVRLHKIDPESELAADMRELEIPYILLHVVFPENFPFAPPFVRVISPKIEKGFVMEGGAICMELLTPRGWASAYTIEAVITQFAASIVKGQGRVARKPKTNKEFNRRSAEESFRNLVKTHEKYGWVTPPLAEG, from the exons ATGTCTACGAGATCGAAGGAGAAAGTAGTTGCTGCCTTTCGGAAATTATTCCGATCGTCGGAAAAGCTTGCTGAACAGGAAGGTGCAAGTGATGGCTCGACAAATTCACCTTCGAGACGGTTACTcggtcgtcatcatcatcggcCTGATGCGGTCACGCCGTCTGATAGTTCCATGTCTGAAAATCCAGGCACCAGTCATACCGCACATGGTAGTTGCTTCTTCAAAACAAAGAAGTCTTCCAGTACTTCCTCTCAG ggTAACATGGGCATCCCAGAGAAAGGAGTTAGATTACGTCGTTTGATGAAAGAACTCAGTGAGATCCAAAGAACTCAACATCGCCGAGATGCAACCTTTACCGCAGAACTCGTCAATGATAATCTATTTGAGTGGCACGTGAGACTTCACAAAATCGATCCAGAAAGCGAGCTAGCTGCCGATATGCGGGAACTCGAGATACCCTACATACTTCTTCACGTAGTCTTTCCAGAAAACTTTCCTTTCGCGCCTCCATTCGTGAGGGTAATCTCGCCGAAAATTGAGAAAGGATTTGTTATGGAAGGTGGGGCTATATGTATGGAACTTTTAACACCTAGAGGATGGGCCAGTGCATACACGATCGAAGCTGTTATCACACAGTTTGCTGCTAGTATCGTTAAGGGACAG GGACGCGTTGCAAGAAAACCAAAGACCAATAAAGAATTCAATCGGCGATCTGCCGAAGAATCTTTTCGAAATCTCGTTAAAACTCACGAGAAATATGGTTGGGTTACGCCTCCACTTGCAGAAGGCTGA
- the LOC122635487 gene encoding Y+L amino acid transporter 2: MPDKVAPAERQQVIVLHALKKNISEEKNEDSGVKLKKELGLLDGVAIIVGIIVGAGIFVSPKGVLTNSGSVGQALIVWIFSGLLSLVGALCYAELGTMIPKSGGDYAYISDAFGSLPAFLYLWVALFILVPTGNAITALTFAQYILQPAWPGCKPPYAAVRLLAAVVTCLLTAINCYNVKWATRVQDIFTGTKIFALIIIMVAGFWWLCTGHTDNFHQPMAGTNTQPGYIALAIYSGLFSYSGWNYLNFVTEELKDPYKNLPRAICISLPLVTVIYVLANVAYFVVLTQDEILASYAVAVTFGDKLLGVMSWIMPFFVACSTFGALNGAIFASSRLFFVGARNGHLPTAIALINVQNLTPMPSLIFLCIITLALLIIEDVYVLINYVSFVEALFTTLSVSGLLWLRYKRPDLHRPIKVSIALPVIFFIICTFLVILPCYVSPWEVGVGIIIILSGIPVYSIFIYWKNKPMWLVSASHDFNMFCAKLFLCVQEEKND, from the exons ATGCCGGACAAGGTAGCACCAGCCGAAAGGCAGCAAGTGATAGTGCTTCAtgctttgaaaaagaatatttcggaagaaaaaaatgaagacaGTGGtgtgaaattgaaaaaagaattaggaTTACTTGATGGTGTTGCAATAATCGTTGGTATCATCGTTGGTGCTGGCATTTTTGTTTCACCTAAAGGAGTTCTTACTAATAGTGGTAGTGTTGGTCAAGCTCTCATCGTTTGGATTTTCTCTGGTTTACTTTCACTTGTCGGTGCTCTCTGCTATGCCGAATTAG GTACGATGATACCAAAATCGGGTGGGGACTATGCCTACATTAGCGATGCGTTTGGGTCATTGCCAGCGTTTCTTTACCTTTGGGTTGCATTATTTATTCTCGTTCCAACCGGAAACGCTATCACTGCACTTACATTTGCACAATACATTCTACAACCTGCTTGGCCAGGTTGTAAACCACCATATGCAGCTGTAAGACTTCTTGCAGCAGTTGTTACat GCCTGTTAACTGCAATCAATTGTTATAATGTTAAATGGGCAACAAGGGTTCAGGATATATTTACTGGTACAAAGATCTTTGCCTTGATCATCATCATGGTTGCTGGTTTCTGGTGGCTTTGTACTGGTCATACAGATAATTTTCATCAACCAATGGCTGGAACAAATACGCAACCTGGTTATATCGCGCTTGCTATATATTCGGGATTATTTTCCTACTCTGGGTGGAATTATCTTAACTTTGTTACAGAAGAATTGAAAGATCCTtacaa AAATCTTCCAAGGGCAATTTGCATATCTTTGCCATTGGTGACAGTGATTTATGTCTTAGCAAACGTCGCTTACTTTGTTGTATTGACGCAAGACGAAATACTTGCATCGTACGCAGTCGCTGTC ACTTTTGGTGATAAATTATTAGGAGTAATGTCATGGATCATGCCGTTTTTCGTAGCGTGCTCAACATTCGGTGCATTAAACGGTGCAATCTTCGCTTCTTcaagattatttttcgttgGTGCACGTAATGGTCATTTACCTACTGCCATAGCACTTATTAATGTACAAAATCTAACACCAATGCCTTCTCTTATATTTCTG TGCATTATCACCCTGGCACTTCTGATCATAGAGGATGTCTATGTGCTGATCAATTATGTTAGCTTCGTTGAAGCACTATTCACCACGCTCTCAGTATCTGGCCTCTTGTGGCTACGTTACAAACGGCCCGATCTTCACCGACCGATAAAG gtaTCTATAGCGTTACccgtaattttctttataatttgtacatttttGGTTATTCTTCCTTGCTACGTTTCACCATGGGAAGTAGGAGtaggaataattattattttatcgggAATTCCtgtatattcgatttttatatactgGAAAAACAAACCAATGTGGCTAGTGTCGGCGTCAC ACGATTTTAATATGTTTTGCGCGAAACTTTTTCTGTGtgtacaagaagaaaagaatgattaa